The Brachyhypopomus gauderio isolate BG-103 chromosome 2, BGAUD_0.2, whole genome shotgun sequence genome contains a region encoding:
- the chkb gene encoding choline/ethanolamine kinase: MQADRTGTEGPSDENTSAVTVPAVDTTVMTEDTSNGVDTEFGEVLAAETGCPRAPAFRGANGDEDSEAESYRDGRTGEVDRETKSKAFAWCRDFLSGSWKTISETDFQITIVSGGLSNLLYKCSLPDNVKPVGAEPSRVLLRIYGAILQGVDSLVSESVMFAILAERELGPRLYGVFPEGRLEQYLPSKRLERDQLQHTGLSAEIARKMARFHRMVMPFNKEPRWLFGTIDRYMEQIMSIKFVREAHIKKFKKLMKYDLPAELASLRALLSATSSPVVFCHNDVQEGNILMLDGRDRNSSDKLMLIDFEYSSYNYRGFDLGNHFCEWVYDYTYDQWPFFKANLENYPSRKQQLHFIRNYLAESEHTIEDQATVEEEMITEANRYALASHFLWGLWSIIQARISKIEFGYMDYAQHRFYSYFKQKKLFA, from the exons ATGCAGGCGGACCGGACCGGAACGGAAGGACCGAGTGATGAGAACACGTCCGCTGTCACGGTACCGGCGGTGGACACTACGGTGATGACGGAGGACACGAGCAACGGGGTGGACACAGAGTTCGGGGAAGTGTTGGCTGCCGAGACGGGATGCCCGAGGGCGCCTGCGTTTCGGGGAGCAAACGGGGATGAAGACTCGGAGGCTGAGTCGTACCGGGACGGGCGCACCGGGGAAGTGGACCGCGAAACCAAATCCAAAGCCTTCGCTTGGTGCCGAGACTTTCTCTCCGGGTCATGGAAGACCATCTCGGAGACGGACTTTCAGATCACTATCGTAAG TGGAGGACTAAGCAACCTGCTGTACAAATGCAGTTTGCCCGATAACGTTAAACCGGTTGGGGCTGAACCTTCACGGGTGCTGCTCCGGATCTATGGGGCCATTTTACAG ggaGTGGATTCTTTGGTGTCTGAGAGCGTGATGTTTGCCATTTTGGCAGAGCGTGAGCTCGGTCCTCGTCTCTATGGTGTCTTCCCGGAGGGCCGCTTGGAACAGTATCTTCCT AGCAAACGCTTGGAGAGGGATCAGCTGCAGCACACGGGCCTCTCGGCTGAAATAGCCAGGAAGATGGCACGCTTCCACCGCATGGTCATGCCCTTCAACAAGGAGCCACGCTGGCTCTTTGGGACCATTGACAG ATACATGGAACAAATCATGAGTATCAAGTTTGTGCGTGAAGCACACATCAAGAAGTTCAAGAAGCTGATGAAGTACGACCTTCCAGCTGAACTGGCGAGTCTGAG AGCACTGCTGTCAGCTACTTCTTCACCCGTGGTGTTTTGTCACAACGATGTGCAGGAAG GTAACATCTTGATGTTGGATGGCCGTGACAGGAATTCATCAGATAAACTAATGCTCATAGACTTTGAGTACAGCAGCTACAATTACAG aggCTTTGACCTAGGGAACCATTTctgtgagtgggtgtatgaTTATACATACGACCAGTGGCCGTTTTTTAAGGCAAACCTGGAAAACTACCCCAGCCGAAAACAGCAG CTACACTTCATCAGAAACTACTTGGCAGAGAGTGAGCACACTATAGAGGACCAAGCCACAGTTGAGGAGGAGATGATCACTGAAGCAAACAG GTATGCTCTAGCCTCCCATTTTCTCTGGGGTCTATGGTCAATCATTCAAGCCAGGATCTCCAAGATCGAATTTGGATACATG GACTACGCCCAGCATAGATTTTATTCATACTTCAAGCAAAAAAAGCTCTTTGCCTAA
- the cpt1b gene encoding carnitine O-palmitoyltransferase 1, muscle isoform → MAEAHQAVGFQFTVTPDGINLHLSREVLKHIYLSGLTSWRKRAIQFKNGILTGVYPASPSSWLFVVIAIMSSIYARVDPSLGMIDSIRKMLPVSDYLTSQSQTVLSAILFATGLWWSLILFLRFTLKALLSYHGWIFEPHGNTSASTRLWMSLVKMFSGRRPLLYSFQASLPRLPVPSIDDTIFRYLESVRPLLDDDQYKNMEIVANEFKKDQAPRLQKYLWLKSWWASNYVSDWWEQYIYLRGRSPIMVNSNFYTMDLLYVIPTHRQGARAGNIVHALLQYRRKLERGEHAPMRALGVVPMCSSQFERMFNTTRIPGTETDSVQHMRNRKHLVVYHRGRFFKLWLYYGGRHLLPSELERQFENILNDTSEPQPGEIRLAALTAGNRVPWAKARQKYFSEGVNKASLDAIETAAFFLTLDDEAHGYDPEKAESMDLYAKSLLHGKCFDRWFDKSFTLIVYKNGKIGVNAEHSWADAPIVGHMWEDILATDYFRLGYTEEGHCKGDISKGLAPPSRLQWDIPKACQEIIERCYMVAKELADDVDFHGCVFEEFGKGLIKKCRTSPDAFIQLALQLAHYRDKGEFCLTYEASMTRMFRDGRTETVRSCTLESTAFVRAMEDAAQTNERRLVLFQRAADKHQNMYRLAMTGAGIDRHLFCLYIVSKLLDIESPFLNQVLAEPWRLSTSQTPQQQLNLVDIQKFPKYVGAGGGFGPVADDGYGVSYIIVGENLITFHISSKHSCLETDSHRFGQNIRQAMLDIRALFNLKQKTM, encoded by the exons ATGGCGGAGGCGCACCAGGCGGTGGGCTTCCAGTTCACCGTCACGCCGGACGGCATCAACTTACATCTGAGCCGCGAAGTGCTCAAACACATTTATCTGTCCGGACTGACATCGTGGAGAAAACGGGCCATTCAGTTCAAA AATGGCATCCTAACGGGCGTCTACCCCGCCAGTCCCTCCAGCTGGTTATTCGTGGTTATCGCCATAATGAGCTCCATTTACGCAAGGGTAGACCCGTCCTTGGGTATGATTGACAGCATCAGGAAAATGTTACCTGTGAG tgACTACCTGACGTCTCAGTCTCAGACGGTGCTGAGTGCTATCCTGTTCGCCACAGGACTGTGGTGGTCACTCATCCTGTTTCTTCGCTTCACTCTAAAAGCGCTCCTCTCATACCACGGCTGGATCTTCGAGCCCCATGGCAACACAAGCGCCTCCACCAGGCTGTGGATG AGTCTCGTGAAGATGTTTTCAGGTCGCCGGCCATTGCTCTACAGTTTCCAGGCTTCTCTGCCAAGGCTGCCTGTGCCCAGCATTGATGACACCATCTTCAGG TATCTTGAGTCAGTGCGCCCCCTACTGGATGATGACCAATATAAAAATATGGAAATTGTAGCCAATGAGTTCAAAAAGGACCAAGCCCCTAGACTGCAAAAATATCTTTGGCTGAAGTCATGGTGGGCCAGTAACTAT GTTAGTGACTGGTGGGAACAGTACATTTACCTGAGGGGCCGGAGCCCCATCATGGTGAACAGCAACTTCTACACCATG GACCTGCTGTACGTCATCCCCACGCACAGACAGGGGGCACGGGCGGGCAACATCGTTCACGCCCTCCTGCAGTACCGCCGTAAGCTCGAGCGAGGAGAACACGCCCCG ATGAGAGCTCTGGGAGTGGTACCCATGTGTTCCTCTCAGTTTGAGAGAATGTTCAACACCACACGAATCCCTGGCACTGAGACAG ACTCTGTCCAGCACATGAGGAACAGGAAACACCTGGTAGTGTACCACCGAGGGCGTTTCTTCAAACTCTGGTTGTACTACGGCGGACGCCACCTCTTGCCTTCAGAGCTTGAGCGGCAGTTTGAGAACATTCTCAATGACACATCTGAACCCCAGCCCGGAGAGATCCGACTGGCGGCGCTGACTGCTGGGAACAG AGTTCCTTGGGCCAAAGCGCGGCAGAAGTACTTCAGTGAGGGCGTGAACAAGGCATCTCTAGACGCTATAGAAACAGCCGCCTTCTTCCTCACCCTGGACGATGAGGCTCATGGGTACGATCCTGAAAAGGCGGAGTCGATGGACCTCTACGCCAAGTCTCTTCTGCACGGAAAGTGTTTCGACAG GTGGTTCGATAAATCCTTCACTCTGATTGTCTACAAAAACGGCAAAATAGGGGTGAATGCTGAGCATTCCTGGGCCGACGCCCCCATCGTTGGACACATGTGGGAG GACATTTTGGCTACAGATTACTTCCGCCTGGGCTACACCGAGGAGGGTCACTGTAAAGGTGATATCAGCAAAGGCCTGGCTCCGCCCAGCAGGCTGCAGTGGGACATTCCAAAAGCG TGTCAGGAGATTATTGAGCGTTGTTACATGGTAGCAAAGGAGCTGGCTGACGACGTGGACTTCCATGGCTGTGTGTTTGAGGAGTTTGGGAAAGGCCTGATTAAGAAGTGCAGAACGAGCCCCGATGCTTTTATTCAGCTGGCACTACAGCTCGCTCACTACAGG GACAAAGGTGAGTTCTGTCTGACATATGAGGCCTCGATGACCCGTATGTTCCGGGACGGCCGGACAGAGACAGTCCGCTCCTGCACCCTGGAGTCCACAGCCTTCGTCCGAGCCATGGAGGACGCGGCCCAGACG AACGAGCGGCGGCTGGTTCTGTTCCAGAGAGCTGCGGACAAACACCAGAACATGTACCGTCTGGCCATGACCGGCGCCGGCATCGACCGCCATCTCTTCTGCCTCTACATCGTCTCTAAACTCCTGGACATAGAATCCCCCTTCCTCAATCAA GTTCTGGCGGAGCCCTGGCGTCTGTCCACCAGTCAGACTCCTCAGCAGCAGCTCAATCTGGTCGACATCCAGAAATTCCCCAAATACGTTGGAGCGGGAGGCGGTTTCGGCCCG GTTGCAGATGATGGCTATGGAGTTTCTTACATCATCGTTGGGGAGAATCTCATCACATTCCACATCTCCAGCAAGCATTCGTGCCTGGAAACG GACTCCCATCGCTTTGGTCAGAACATCAGGCAGGCCATGCTGGACATTAGAGCCCTGTTCAACCTGAAGCAGAAGACCATGTAA
- the sephs1 gene encoding selenide, water dikinase 1 isoform X1: MASCWVLKGPTTKECHRSGTCAGPEYASATVKTTCCTLKRCAEDSSNIQAMSVREAFNPETYELDKNFRLTRFTELKGTGCKVPQDVLQKLLESLQENHYQEDEQFLGAVMPRLGIGMDTCVIPLRHGGLSLVQTTDYIYPIVDDPYMMGRIACANVLSDLYAMGVTECDNMLMLLGVSNKLSEKERDKVMPLIIQGFKDASEEAGTSVTGGQTVLNPWIVLGGVATTVCQPNEFIMPDNAVPGDVLVLTKPLGTQVAVAVHQWLDIPEKWNKIKLVVTQEDVELAYQEAMLNMARLNRTAAGLMHTFNAHAATDITGFGILGHAQNLARQQRSEVSFVIHNLPVLAKMAAVSKACGNMFGLMHGTCPETSGGLLICLPREQAARFCAEIKSPKYGEGHQAWIIGIVEKGNRTARIIDKPRIIEVAPQVATQNVNTTPGTTS; encoded by the exons ATGGCCAGCTGTTGGGTTCTGAAAGGCCCGACCACAAAGGAATGCCATCGGTCAGGGACCTGCGCTGGTCCCGAATACGCTTCCGCAACAGTGAAG ACGACCTGCTGTACTCTGAAGAGGTGTGCTGAGGACTCCAGCAATATCCAAGCCATGTCAGTGCGAGAGGCCTTTAATCCAGAGACTTATGAGTTGGATAAGAACTTCAGGCTGACGCGCTTCACAGAGCTCAAAGGCACTGGCTGCAAAGTCCCTCAGGATGTGCTTCAGAAACTTCTGGAGTCTTTGCAGGAGAATCATTATCAGGAAGATGAGCAGTTTCTTGGAGCAGTTATGCCCAGACTGG GTATTGGCATGGACACCTGTGTAATTCCCCTGAGACATGGGGGACTTTCATTAGTGCAGACAACAGACTACATTTACCCTATAGTAGATGACCCATATATGATG GGCAGAATCGCGTGTGCCAATGTCTTGAGTGACCTGTATGCCATGGGAGTGACTGAGTGTGATAACATGTTGATGCTGTTGGGTGTTAGTAACAAACTCTCAGAGAAG gAGCGGGACAAGGTAATGCCGCTGATAATTCAGGGTTTTAAGGATGCGTCTGAGGAGGCTGGCACCTCGGTGACCGGTGGTCAGACAGTGTTGAACCCCTGGATAGTCCTTGGGGGTGTGGCTACAACAGTGTGCCAGCCAAATGAGTTCATTAT GCCAGATAACGCAGTTCCAGGTGATGTCCTTGTTCTCACCAAACCTCTGGGTACTCAGGTGGCCGTAGCAGTACACCAGTGGTTGGACATT CCAGAAAAATGGAACAAGATTAAGTTAGTAGTGACTCAGGAGGATGTGGAGTTGGCTTACCAAGAGGCCATGCTGAACATGGCCAGACTCAACAGAACAG CGGCGGGTCTGATGCACACGTTTAATGCACATGCTGCCACAGACATCACGGGTTTCGGCATCCTGGGGCACGCTCAGAACCTCGCCCGGCAGCAGCGCAGTGAGGTCTCTTTCGTCATTCATAACCTGCCTGTCCTCGCCAAGATGGCCGCCGTCAGCAAAGCCTGCGGCAACATGTTCGGCCTCATGCACGGCACCTGCCCCGAGACCTCAG GAGGCTTGCTCATCTGTCTTCCGCGGGAGCAGGCTGCTCGATTTTGCGCTGAGATCAAGTCCCCCAAATACGGCGAGGGCCACCAGGCGTGGATCATCGGCATCGTGGAAAAGGGCAACCGCACGGCTCGCATCATTGACAAGCCACGCATCATCGAGGTGGCCCCGCAGGTGGCCACCCAGAACGTCAACACCACACCAGGAACCACATCCTAA
- the sephs1 gene encoding selenide, water dikinase 1 isoform X2, with amino-acid sequence MSVREAFNPETYELDKNFRLTRFTELKGTGCKVPQDVLQKLLESLQENHYQEDEQFLGAVMPRLGIGMDTCVIPLRHGGLSLVQTTDYIYPIVDDPYMMGRIACANVLSDLYAMGVTECDNMLMLLGVSNKLSEKERDKVMPLIIQGFKDASEEAGTSVTGGQTVLNPWIVLGGVATTVCQPNEFIMPDNAVPGDVLVLTKPLGTQVAVAVHQWLDIPEKWNKIKLVVTQEDVELAYQEAMLNMARLNRTAAGLMHTFNAHAATDITGFGILGHAQNLARQQRSEVSFVIHNLPVLAKMAAVSKACGNMFGLMHGTCPETSGGLLICLPREQAARFCAEIKSPKYGEGHQAWIIGIVEKGNRTARIIDKPRIIEVAPQVATQNVNTTPGTTS; translated from the exons ATGTCAGTGCGAGAGGCCTTTAATCCAGAGACTTATGAGTTGGATAAGAACTTCAGGCTGACGCGCTTCACAGAGCTCAAAGGCACTGGCTGCAAAGTCCCTCAGGATGTGCTTCAGAAACTTCTGGAGTCTTTGCAGGAGAATCATTATCAGGAAGATGAGCAGTTTCTTGGAGCAGTTATGCCCAGACTGG GTATTGGCATGGACACCTGTGTAATTCCCCTGAGACATGGGGGACTTTCATTAGTGCAGACAACAGACTACATTTACCCTATAGTAGATGACCCATATATGATG GGCAGAATCGCGTGTGCCAATGTCTTGAGTGACCTGTATGCCATGGGAGTGACTGAGTGTGATAACATGTTGATGCTGTTGGGTGTTAGTAACAAACTCTCAGAGAAG gAGCGGGACAAGGTAATGCCGCTGATAATTCAGGGTTTTAAGGATGCGTCTGAGGAGGCTGGCACCTCGGTGACCGGTGGTCAGACAGTGTTGAACCCCTGGATAGTCCTTGGGGGTGTGGCTACAACAGTGTGCCAGCCAAATGAGTTCATTAT GCCAGATAACGCAGTTCCAGGTGATGTCCTTGTTCTCACCAAACCTCTGGGTACTCAGGTGGCCGTAGCAGTACACCAGTGGTTGGACATT CCAGAAAAATGGAACAAGATTAAGTTAGTAGTGACTCAGGAGGATGTGGAGTTGGCTTACCAAGAGGCCATGCTGAACATGGCCAGACTCAACAGAACAG CGGCGGGTCTGATGCACACGTTTAATGCACATGCTGCCACAGACATCACGGGTTTCGGCATCCTGGGGCACGCTCAGAACCTCGCCCGGCAGCAGCGCAGTGAGGTCTCTTTCGTCATTCATAACCTGCCTGTCCTCGCCAAGATGGCCGCCGTCAGCAAAGCCTGCGGCAACATGTTCGGCCTCATGCACGGCACCTGCCCCGAGACCTCAG GAGGCTTGCTCATCTGTCTTCCGCGGGAGCAGGCTGCTCGATTTTGCGCTGAGATCAAGTCCCCCAAATACGGCGAGGGCCACCAGGCGTGGATCATCGGCATCGTGGAAAAGGGCAACCGCACGGCTCGCATCATTGACAAGCCACGCATCATCGAGGTGGCCCCGCAGGTGGCCACCCAGAACGTCAACACCACACCAGGAACCACATCCTAA